A window of Costertonia aggregata contains these coding sequences:
- a CDS encoding isoaspartyl peptidase/L-asparaginase family protein — MKRRKFLKNSGVATAGIVSTPFLTSCKKDTTKKTVQVNDSKTIRPIVICTWNFLNASAEAWEVLNTGGSSLDAIEQGVMVEENDVNNQTVGTGGRPDRDGNVTLDACIMDKDGNCGAVLAMQNIANPISVARKVMQDTPHVMLAGKGAEQFAYEKGFEKTDLLTEQSKKEWLEWKKTSEYKPIINIENHDTIGMLAIDKNGDIAGGCTTSGMAYKMAGRVGDSPIIGAGLFVDNEVGGATATGVGEEVVRTVGSFLIVELMRQGKSPQEACEEGVKRIMAKNKERNDFQIGFIAINKKGETGGYCIQPGFSYRTYSGEGHVNNPSDSFLKA, encoded by the coding sequence ATGAAACGAAGAAAGTTCTTAAAAAATTCCGGTGTTGCAACAGCCGGAATAGTTTCTACCCCTTTTTTGACTTCTTGTAAAAAAGATACCACCAAGAAAACAGTGCAAGTAAATGATTCAAAAACCATACGCCCCATCGTAATTTGTACATGGAATTTCTTGAACGCTTCTGCAGAAGCCTGGGAAGTTTTGAATACCGGTGGAAGCTCCTTGGATGCCATTGAACAAGGTGTTATGGTAGAGGAAAATGATGTAAACAACCAAACGGTTGGTACTGGTGGTCGCCCCGATAGGGATGGTAACGTGACCTTGGATGCCTGCATTATGGACAAAGATGGTAATTGCGGTGCTGTTCTCGCCATGCAGAACATAGCCAACCCTATTTCTGTAGCCCGCAAGGTAATGCAGGATACGCCCCATGTGATGTTGGCAGGTAAAGGAGCGGAACAGTTCGCTTATGAAAAAGGGTTTGAAAAAACAGACCTACTTACCGAACAATCCAAAAAAGAATGGTTGGAATGGAAAAAAACCTCAGAATACAAACCTATCATCAATATTGAAAATCACGATACCATAGGTATGTTGGCCATTGACAAAAACGGAGACATTGCAGGGGGTTGTACTACGAGTGGCATGGCCTATAAAATGGCAGGCCGTGTAGGCGATTCCCCGATTATCGGGGCAGGGCTTTTTGTAGACAATGAAGTTGGTGGGGCCACGGCTACGGGAGTTGGCGAAGAAGTAGTACGAACGGTAGGCAGTTTTTTGATTGTTGAGTTAATGCGACAAGGAAAATCGCCCCAAGAAGCTTGCGAGGAAGGGGTTAAACGCATTATGGCCAAAAATAAGGAACGTAACGATTTCCAAATCGGGTTTATTGCCATCAATAAAAAAGGAGAAACAGGCGGGTATTGCATACAACCAGGTTTTAGCTACAGAACATATTCGGGCGAAGGGCATGTGAACAACCCCTCTGACAGCTTTTTAAAGGCATAG
- the polA gene encoding DNA polymerase I, translating into MADQKRLFLLDAYALIFRGYYALIKNPRINSKGMDTSAIMGFMNSLFDVIKREKPDHLAVCFDKGGSAERTEMFPEYKANRDETPDAIRIAIPYIQDILKAMHIPSVVLEGWEADDIIGTLAKQAEKEDYKVFMVTPDKDFGQLVSENIFMYRPARMGNGIEIWGIPEVQKRFGVERPEQVIDYLGMMGDASDNIPGLPGVGDKTAKKFIEEFGSMEALLANTDKLKGKMKEKVEENAELGLLSKKLATICIDCDVKFNAKDYEMSIPDNEKVQEIFEELEFRRLKDQFLKIFSGDEDTAQTQVTSSETAKKVSTSAGSGQFSLFGGDGASPATIKDTNSRNTIKDIPHVYQSVAPGMAMKLFLQNLMKQTSVCFDTETTGLNPLTAELVGIAFSWEATKGFYVPFPDDKNETQELVEQLRPFFESESIEKIGQNLKYDIKVLHKYNVQVKGKLFDTMLAHYLINPDMRHNMDVLAETYLNYTPVSITELIGKKGKNQLSMRDVALEKQTEYAVEDADITFQLAQHFRPELAEAKTDGLFNDIEIPLLRVLADMELEGINLDKEFLNSLSSDLNNDIAELEQKIYKAAGQEFNIGSPKQLGEILFDKLKLVDKPKKTKTGQYSTAEDVLSYLAKDHEIIQNVLDYRGLSKLKSTYVDALPEQVEPSSGRVHTDYMQTVAATGRLSSNNPNLQNIPIRTERGRQVRKAFVPRNEDYILLAADYSQIELRIIAALSEEDTMIQAFKNGEDIHASTASRVFNVPIGQVTREQRSNAKTVNFGIIYGVSAFGLSNQTDLSRAESKELIDTYYKTYPKLRNFMSELVDFARDNGYVQTVLGRRRYLKDINGSNAVVRGAAERNAVNAPIQGSAADIIKIAMINIHKKLSKGNYKSKMLLQVHDELVFDIYKPELEELKTLIKNEMESAYTLAVPLDVELGSGDNWLEAH; encoded by the coding sequence ATGGCAGACCAAAAAAGACTTTTTTTACTTGATGCATACGCATTGATATTCCGCGGCTATTATGCCCTTATCAAAAATCCAAGAATCAATTCCAAAGGCATGGATACTTCGGCCATCATGGGATTTATGAACTCGCTTTTTGATGTCATAAAACGGGAAAAACCGGACCATTTGGCCGTATGTTTTGACAAAGGAGGAAGTGCGGAGCGTACCGAGATGTTTCCCGAATACAAAGCCAATCGTGACGAGACCCCCGATGCCATACGTATTGCCATACCCTACATACAAGATATTCTCAAAGCCATGCATATCCCATCTGTGGTTTTGGAAGGTTGGGAAGCCGATGATATCATTGGCACACTTGCCAAACAGGCCGAAAAAGAGGACTACAAGGTTTTCATGGTAACCCCGGACAAGGACTTTGGGCAGTTGGTCTCCGAGAACATCTTTATGTACCGTCCGGCCCGTATGGGTAACGGCATCGAAATTTGGGGCATTCCCGAAGTCCAGAAACGCTTTGGCGTGGAACGCCCCGAACAGGTCATAGATTATTTGGGGATGATGGGCGATGCCAGTGACAATATTCCCGGATTGCCCGGAGTAGGTGATAAAACGGCCAAAAAATTCATTGAAGAATTTGGCTCTATGGAAGCGTTATTGGCCAACACCGATAAATTAAAGGGCAAAATGAAGGAAAAGGTCGAGGAAAATGCAGAATTGGGCCTTCTTTCCAAAAAACTGGCGACCATTTGCATTGATTGCGATGTAAAATTCAATGCCAAGGACTACGAAATGTCTATCCCCGATAATGAAAAAGTTCAGGAAATTTTTGAAGAATTGGAATTTAGAAGGCTCAAAGATCAATTCTTGAAAATATTTTCCGGCGATGAAGATACGGCGCAAACTCAAGTTACAAGTAGCGAAACCGCTAAAAAAGTCTCTACATCTGCTGGCAGTGGTCAATTCTCTTTGTTTGGTGGTGATGGGGCCTCGCCGGCCACGATAAAAGATACAAATAGCAGAAATACGATAAAAGATATTCCCCACGTCTACCAAAGCGTTGCTCCCGGAATGGCCATGAAGCTCTTTTTACAGAATTTGATGAAACAGACTTCAGTATGTTTTGATACGGAAACAACAGGGTTGAATCCGTTAACGGCCGAACTGGTCGGAATCGCTTTTTCATGGGAGGCTACAAAAGGATTTTATGTACCGTTCCCGGACGATAAAAATGAAACACAAGAACTTGTAGAACAGCTTAGACCATTTTTTGAATCGGAAAGCATCGAAAAAATAGGGCAGAACCTAAAATATGATATCAAAGTACTTCATAAATACAACGTTCAGGTAAAAGGGAAACTCTTTGATACCATGCTGGCACATTACCTCATCAATCCAGATATGCGCCACAATATGGATGTACTTGCCGAGACCTATCTAAATTATACACCGGTTTCTATTACAGAACTCATTGGCAAAAAAGGGAAGAACCAACTTTCTATGCGTGATGTTGCTTTGGAGAAACAAACAGAATATGCCGTAGAGGATGCGGATATTACCTTTCAGCTGGCACAACATTTTAGACCCGAACTGGCCGAAGCCAAGACTGACGGACTCTTTAATGATATTGAAATCCCACTATTACGGGTGTTGGCCGATATGGAGTTGGAAGGCATCAATTTAGATAAGGAATTCTTGAATTCACTTTCCAGCGATTTAAACAATGACATCGCCGAACTTGAACAAAAAATATACAAAGCTGCCGGGCAGGAGTTCAATATTGGCTCACCAAAACAATTGGGCGAAATCCTTTTTGATAAATTAAAACTTGTTGACAAACCCAAAAAGACAAAAACGGGGCAGTATTCCACCGCAGAAGATGTACTTTCTTATTTGGCCAAAGACCATGAAATTATTCAAAACGTTCTGGACTACCGCGGACTTTCGAAACTAAAGAGCACGTATGTTGATGCACTGCCGGAACAGGTAGAGCCATCCTCAGGGCGTGTGCATACTGATTACATGCAGACCGTCGCTGCCACAGGCCGTTTGAGCAGCAATAACCCTAATTTACAGAATATTCCTATCCGCACCGAACGTGGTCGGCAGGTGCGAAAGGCCTTTGTCCCACGCAACGAAGATTATATTTTGTTGGCTGCGGATTATTCACAGATAGAACTCCGTATCATCGCCGCTCTGAGCGAAGAGGACACCATGATACAAGCGTTCAAAAACGGAGAAGATATTCATGCTTCAACCGCATCACGGGTTTTTAATGTACCCATTGGACAGGTAACCCGTGAACAGCGAAGCAATGCCAAAACCGTAAATTTTGGCATCATATATGGCGTATCGGCTTTTGGCTTGAGCAACCAGACCGATCTTTCCCGTGCGGAATCAAAAGAGCTTATCGATACTTATTACAAAACGTACCCTAAGCTTCGTAACTTCATGAGCGAACTGGTAGACTTTGCCCGTGACAACGGCTATGTACAAACCGTTTTAGGAAGGCGTAGATATCTAAAAGATATCAATGGGAGTAATGCCGTGGTGCGTGGCGCCGCAGAACGCAATGCCGTAAATGCTCCTATTCAGGGAAGTGCTGCGGACATCATCAAAATTGCGATGATAAACATTCATAAAAAGTTATCCAAAGGCAATTACAAATCAAAAATGCTTTTACAAGTGCACGATGAATTGGTTTTTGACATCTACAAACCAGAATTGGAAGAACTGAAAACCTTGATTAAAAATGAAATGGAAAGTGCCTATACACTTGCAGTGCCTTTGGACGTTGAGTTGGGGTCAGGTGATAATTGGTTGGAAGCGCATTGA
- a CDS encoding T9SS type A sorting domain-containing protein, with protein sequence MGKSFLICSLWLFSVCIYSQADPNTEIAEPKKIRVFPNPATDVVNILGLQNSDDANITISDVYGTEVLKHQWEIRKNALNIPVANLKKGIYIISIHSIEQKIQTKFYKN encoded by the coding sequence ATGGGAAAATCGTTTTTAATATGCAGCCTATGGTTATTCTCGGTTTGCATATATTCGCAAGCAGACCCGAACACAGAAATAGCAGAACCTAAAAAAATAAGAGTGTTTCCAAATCCGGCGACTGATGTGGTCAACATTTTGGGGTTGCAAAACAGCGATGATGCCAATATTACGATTTCTGACGTTTACGGTACCGAAGTTCTAAAACACCAATGGGAAATAAGAAAAAATGCATTAAATATACCTGTAGCTAATTTAAAAAAAGGTATTTACATTATCTCTATACATTCCATTGAACAAAAAATACAGACGAAGTTTTATAAAAATTGA
- a CDS encoding lipocalin-like domain-containing protein, which yields MKHTTLVVFFTAVLSFSCSSDNDNDMEMAENSIVGTWSFSELDLNGIDASGEIKLANDVIKVLVAQDCEILTFSFKDDDTVTATSKDFTETGRDVKPDGSGLLIECPANSVTESSVWNLEGDQLTFINEDQTQETVTIELDGNTLTIPAEVVNDDNLQGAKAIFKRN from the coding sequence ATGAAACACACTACATTAGTAGTATTCTTTACTGCTGTACTTTCTTTTTCGTGCTCTTCTGACAACGATAACGACATGGAGATGGCCGAAAACTCCATAGTAGGTACATGGAGTTTTTCTGAACTGGATTTAAACGGTATCGACGCATCAGGTGAAATAAAACTAGCCAACGATGTTATCAAGGTGTTGGTTGCCCAAGATTGTGAGATCTTAACCTTTAGCTTTAAGGATGATGATACGGTTACCGCTACTTCTAAAGATTTTACCGAAACAGGTCGCGATGTAAAACCTGATGGAAGCGGACTTTTGATAGAATGCCCCGCCAATTCAGTTACGGAGAGTTCCGTATGGAATTTGGAAGGTGATCAATTGACTTTTATCAATGAAGACCAAACCCAAGAAACCGTAACTATTGAGTTAGACGGTAATACATTAACTATCCCAGCAGAGGTGGTTAACGATGACAACTTACAGGGAGCAAAAGCTATTTTCAAAAGAAATTAA
- a CDS encoding lipocalin-like domain-containing protein, protein MKYSFPFLFSVAIVFFSCSSDDNGARPNESPIVGTWSMSDINLDNDANTGELQLAALAIESLLADNCEIVVFTFSEDGTLESRDKIENLEVTTGVNGFEVNCPNESNIFNSTWSLVDNQLTIVNEEDMEETIEINLDGNTMTIAGEDVGSDDFVGADVVFTKQ, encoded by the coding sequence ATGAAGTACAGTTTTCCATTTCTTTTTTCAGTAGCCATAGTTTTCTTTTCATGTTCATCCGACGACAATGGGGCCCGGCCAAATGAAAGCCCAATTGTGGGTACATGGTCCATGTCGGACATTAACTTGGACAATGATGCCAATACGGGAGAATTACAGCTTGCCGCCTTGGCCATTGAATCTCTTTTGGCAGATAATTGCGAAATCGTGGTATTTACTTTTAGTGAAGACGGTACCCTAGAGTCTAGAGACAAAATTGAAAATCTGGAAGTCACTACGGGTGTAAATGGTTTTGAGGTCAACTGTCCCAATGAAAGCAATATTTTTAATTCAACTTGGTCCTTGGTCGACAATCAGCTTACCATAGTGAATGAAGAAGATATGGAGGAAACCATAGAGATTAACTTAGATGGCAATACTATGACGATTGCCGGTGAAGATGTGGGCTCGGATGATTTCGTGGGAGCAGACGTAGTCTTTACAAAACAATAA
- the rplM gene encoding 50S ribosomal protein L13, producing the protein MDTLSYKTVSANKSTADKQWLLIDAEGEILGRFASKVAKLLRGKHKPSFTPHADCGDNVIVINAEKIQMTGNKWDEKKYLRYTGYPGGQRTTTVKQLLDKDPARIVEKAIKGMLPKNRLGAELFRNLKVNVGSEHGQEAQKPTVFNLKDFK; encoded by the coding sequence GTGGATACATTAAGTTATAAAACTGTTTCAGCCAATAAATCAACTGCAGATAAGCAGTGGTTATTGATTGATGCCGAAGGAGAAATATTAGGGCGTTTTGCTTCTAAGGTCGCAAAATTGTTACGAGGTAAGCACAAGCCAAGTTTTACACCTCATGCAGACTGTGGTGACAACGTTATTGTCATCAATGCTGAAAAAATCCAGATGACCGGTAACAAATGGGACGAAAAAAAATACCTGCGCTACACTGGCTATCCAGGGGGACAAAGGACAACTACTGTAAAACAACTTTTGGATAAAGACCCTGCCCGCATTGTAGAAAAGGCAATCAAGGGAATGCTACCCAAAAACAGGTTGGGTGCGGAACTTTTCAGAAACCTTAAAGTAAATGTCGGTAGCGAACACGGGCAAGAGGCACAAAAGCCTACCGTGTTCAACTTAAAAGATTTTAAATAA
- the rpsI gene encoding 30S ribosomal protein S9: protein MEVIHKIGRRKTAVARVYLSKGKGNITVNKRDLADYFTTATLQYKVKQPFTLTDTVDDYDVKVNVFGGGITGQAEAVRLALSRAMCEIDAENRTVLKPEGLLTRDPRMVERKKFGQKKARKKFQFSKR, encoded by the coding sequence ATGGAAGTAATTCACAAAATTGGCCGTAGAAAAACTGCTGTAGCACGTGTGTATCTTTCTAAAGGAAAAGGTAACATTACCGTTAATAAAAGAGATTTAGCCGATTACTTTACCACGGCAACCTTACAGTACAAGGTAAAGCAACCCTTTACATTGACCGATACTGTTGACGATTACGATGTTAAGGTAAATGTTTTTGGTGGCGGTATTACGGGACAGGCCGAAGCTGTACGCTTGGCCCTTTCAAGAGCAATGTGTGAAATAGATGCCGAAAACCGAACTGTTCTCAAACCAGAAGGTCTGCTTACAAGAGATCCAAGAATGGTAGAACGCAAGAAATTTGGTCAGAAGAAAGCTCGGAAGAAATTCCAATTCTCCAAACGTTAA
- the rpsB gene encoding 30S ribosomal protein S2, whose protein sequence is MAKKVEVKQLLEAGVHFGHLTRKWNPNMAPYIYMERNGIHVINLYKTVAKMEEANEALKKIAASGRKILFVATKKQAKDIVAEKVSNVNMPYITERWPGGMLTNFVTIRKAVKKMASIDRMKKDGTFNTLSKKERLQVDRLRAKLEKNLGSISEMTRLPGALFIVDTMREHIAVKEALKLNIPIFAMVDTNSDPRDIDYLIPSNDDASKSIEIIMEQVTQAVAEGLEERKSDKQAEKEGKEEPKAKTETKKEEPKETPKPTPAKVDTKPAPVVEKVPEVEVDVEATKEAVEKEKKAPKKAAKKTDADDLTKIEGVGPKAAEALANAGMATFADIAKGDPEKIKEVLTEASSRMAHLDPTSWPKQAQMAADGKWDELKEWQESVKGGVE, encoded by the coding sequence ATGGCTAAAAAAGTCGAAGTAAAACAATTATTGGAAGCAGGTGTGCACTTTGGCCACCTAACACGAAAATGGAATCCTAACATGGCGCCCTACATCTACATGGAGCGTAACGGAATCCACGTCATTAACCTTTACAAAACCGTAGCAAAAATGGAAGAGGCCAACGAGGCCCTTAAAAAAATTGCTGCATCAGGGCGTAAGATATTATTTGTTGCCACCAAAAAACAGGCTAAGGATATCGTTGCCGAAAAAGTATCTAACGTAAACATGCCCTACATTACCGAAAGATGGCCAGGCGGTATGTTGACCAACTTCGTCACTATCCGAAAAGCCGTCAAGAAGATGGCATCAATAGATAGGATGAAAAAGGATGGTACGTTCAATACACTTTCTAAAAAAGAACGTTTACAAGTAGACCGTTTACGTGCTAAATTGGAAAAAAACTTAGGTTCTATCTCTGAAATGACTCGTTTGCCGGGTGCTTTATTCATCGTTGATACCATGAGAGAGCATATCGCCGTAAAGGAAGCCTTGAAGTTGAACATTCCGATTTTTGCAATGGTCGACACGAATTCAGACCCAAGAGATATCGACTATTTGATACCATCCAATGACGATGCATCAAAATCCATTGAAATTATCATGGAGCAAGTGACCCAAGCGGTAGCCGAAGGTCTAGAAGAGCGTAAATCTGATAAACAAGCCGAAAAAGAAGGTAAAGAAGAGCCTAAGGCGAAAACCGAGACCAAAAAGGAGGAACCAAAAGAAACCCCAAAACCTACCCCTGCCAAAGTAGATACCAAACCTGCTCCCGTTGTGGAAAAGGTACCGGAAGTAGAAGTTGATGTAGAGGCGACCAAGGAGGCGGTAGAAAAAGAGAAAAAAGCTCCAAAGAAGGCAGCTAAAAAAACCGATGCCGATGATTTGACCAAAATTGAAGGGGTTGGCCCAAAAGCCGCTGAAGCTTTAGCCAATGCAGGAATGGCAACCTTTGCCGATATCGCAAAAGGAGACCCAGAAAAAATCAAAGAAGTCTTGACCGAAGCTAGTTCAAGAATGGCTCATTTAGATCCAACTTCATGGCCCAAACAAGCACAAATGGCTGCCGATGGTAAATGGGACGAGCTAAAGGAGTGGCAAGAAAGCGTTAAGGGAGGGGTTGAATAA
- the tsf gene encoding translation elongation factor Ts — MAKITAAEVNKLRKTTGAGMMDCKNALVEAEGDFDKAIEILRKKGQKVAAKRADRDSSEGAAIAKVSSDNTNGVIISLNCETDFVAKNDTFVTLANELADLALGFDSKEAFLSADFKGMSVQDKLTEQTGVIGEKIEIGGFEKLTAPFVGSYIHAGNKIAVLTGLSANVDGAETAAKDVAMQAAAMNPVALNEDGVDQSVIDKEIEIAKDQLRQEGKPEAMLDNIAKGKLKRFFKDNTLVNQDFIKDSKQSVAQYVKSVDSDLEVTDFKRIALG; from the coding sequence ATGGCAAAGATTACAGCCGCAGAAGTAAATAAATTAAGAAAGACTACCGGTGCCGGTATGATGGATTGTAAAAATGCTTTGGTCGAAGCAGAAGGTGATTTTGATAAAGCAATTGAAATACTTCGTAAAAAAGGACAAAAAGTTGCAGCCAAAAGAGCGGATAGAGATTCATCCGAAGGTGCTGCGATTGCCAAGGTAAGCTCAGATAACACCAACGGTGTTATCATTTCATTGAACTGTGAAACCGATTTCGTCGCCAAGAACGATACTTTCGTAACATTGGCCAATGAATTGGCCGACCTAGCTTTGGGCTTCGATAGCAAAGAGGCATTTTTGAGTGCTGACTTCAAAGGGATGTCGGTTCAGGATAAATTGACCGAACAGACCGGGGTAATCGGGGAGAAAATCGAAATTGGTGGATTTGAAAAGCTCACGGCACCATTCGTAGGATCCTATATTCATGCAGGCAACAAGATTGCCGTTCTTACAGGACTTTCTGCTAATGTTGACGGTGCCGAAACCGCTGCAAAAGATGTAGCAATGCAAGCTGCCGCAATGAACCCTGTAGCATTGAACGAAGACGGAGTTGATCAGTCGGTTATCGATAAGGAAATTGAAATCGCTAAAGATCAATTACGCCAAGAAGGAAAACCTGAAGCTATGTTGGATAATATAGCCAAAGGTAAATTAAAGCGTTTTTTCAAGGACAACACTCTTGTAAATCAAGATTTTATTAAAGATAGCAAGCAAAGTGTTGCGCAATATGTAAAATCTGTTGATTCTGATTTAGAGGTTACCGATTTTAAGAGAATCGCTTTGGGATAG
- a CDS encoding serine hydrolase domain-containing protein — MKQLTIFFILVVGLQIIGCRAQNSFDLVEPESVGMSSERLRQMDSCLHKIVDVGELAGIQTAVLRKGKLVHFDTYGYADLENKKPLSPNSIYRIFSMTKPIVSVALMQLYEEGKFQLNDPVHSYIPEFENMKVYSGQDGLRAAKNPIRIIDLLRHTSGIGYGRSENTYINELYTQAQITNSNNLKQFVTKLSKLPLYFEPGTNWLYGHSTDVCGYLVEVLSGEPLNQYLDTHILTPLLMTDTHFELPKDKIDRLTVGYRVGENGRLVVAENPEESRFVKETTLFLGGGGLVSTMHDYLQFCRMLLNDGTLNGVKILKPETLVLMTKDHLNEVREHQELPLHLMLGETGFGLGFSIAAYEPSGNRGVYGWGGAVGTYFRIDPKQELAYVLMIQLSPYRPLRLRERFPELVNKAILHVN; from the coding sequence ATGAAACAACTTACGATTTTTTTCATTTTGGTTGTTGGCCTACAGATTATAGGTTGTCGAGCACAAAACAGTTTTGATTTGGTTGAGCCGGAGTCGGTCGGAATGTCGAGCGAACGACTACGACAAATGGACTCCTGTCTACATAAAATCGTCGATGTAGGAGAGTTGGCAGGAATACAAACCGCAGTTCTACGTAAAGGTAAATTGGTGCATTTTGATACCTATGGTTATGCAGACCTTGAAAACAAAAAACCCTTATCTCCAAATAGTATTTATAGAATTTTTTCTATGACAAAACCAATTGTTTCGGTAGCCCTCATGCAACTTTATGAAGAAGGAAAATTTCAACTAAATGATCCAGTTCATAGCTATATTCCCGAATTTGAAAATATGAAGGTGTATTCTGGGCAAGATGGATTAAGGGCTGCTAAAAATCCTATAAGAATTATCGATTTGCTGCGGCATACCTCGGGAATTGGTTATGGTAGAAGTGAGAATACATACATAAACGAACTATATACGCAGGCTCAAATAACAAATTCCAATAACCTAAAGCAGTTTGTAACCAAGCTGAGTAAGCTTCCCTTATATTTTGAGCCCGGTACCAATTGGCTCTATGGACATTCAACTGATGTTTGTGGCTATTTGGTCGAAGTCCTTTCGGGAGAACCCTTGAATCAATACCTTGATACGCATATTCTCACGCCGTTACTAATGACCGATACACATTTTGAACTTCCAAAGGATAAAATAGATAGGCTTACCGTAGGATATCGAGTTGGGGAAAACGGTAGGTTGGTCGTCGCTGAAAATCCAGAAGAAAGCAGGTTTGTTAAAGAAACGACCCTTTTTCTTGGTGGGGGCGGATTGGTATCGACAATGCATGACTATTTACAATTTTGTAGAATGCTTTTGAACGATGGCACACTGAATGGAGTAAAAATACTAAAGCCGGAGACATTGGTGTTAATGACCAAGGATCATTTGAACGAAGTACGTGAACATCAAGAGCTACCATTGCATTTAATGTTAGGTGAAACAGGTTTTGGGCTAGGTTTTTCAATAGCTGCTTATGAACCAAGTGGTAATCGGGGCGTATATGGGTGGGGCGGTGCCGTGGGCACCTATTTCAGGATTGATCCTAAACAAGAATTGGCTTATGTTTTGATGATTCAGCTATCGCCGTATAGACCGCTTCGTTTAAGAGAGCGGTTCCCTGAACTTGTGAATAAGGCCATACTACATGTGAATTAA